In Nitrosophilus labii, the following proteins share a genomic window:
- a CDS encoding sulfite exporter TauE/SafE family protein produces MVIELSLVGVFVGFLSGFFGIGGGMILVPLLMALGIDIKEAVGISVMQMVFSSLFGTYLNYKKNIFRFNEGFFLGLGGFLGAFGSGYFLTLVDSKILEYLFLSFLIFAFYRFFKKSVENTQEKKLPQTLLFFVGMFIGLFAISIGVGGSILVTPILVGLFHFELKKAVSMGLFFVIFSSLSGFLSLSIFGHIDYVSGFIVGVSSLIGVFFGIKTAHKIDGKRFKNLLLVLYFVVFVLIIKEIFFNG; encoded by the coding sequence GTGGTCATAGAGCTCTCTTTGGTTGGCGTATTTGTAGGTTTTTTATCGGGTTTTTTTGGTATTGGCGGAGGAATGATACTGGTTCCTCTCTTAATGGCTTTAGGTATAGATATCAAAGAAGCCGTCGGGATATCGGTTATGCAAATGGTTTTTTCTTCTCTTTTTGGAACGTATCTAAATTATAAAAAAAATATTTTTAGATTTAATGAGGGGTTTTTCTTAGGACTTGGCGGATTTTTAGGCGCGTTTGGTAGCGGTTATTTTTTGACGTTGGTTGATTCGAAGATTTTAGAGTATCTTTTTTTATCTTTTTTGATTTTTGCTTTTTATAGATTTTTTAAAAAGAGTGTTGAAAATACTCAAGAGAAAAAATTACCGCAAACCTTACTTTTTTTTGTGGGAATGTTTATAGGATTGTTCGCTATCTCTATAGGCGTAGGGGGTTCGATTTTAGTTACTCCTATACTTGTGGGACTCTTTCATTTTGAACTGAAAAAAGCCGTTTCTATGGGACTTTTTTTCGTAATCTTTTCTTCTTTGTCCGGTTTTTTAAGTTTGTCGATTTTTGGGCATATCGATTATGTTTCAGGTTTTATAGTGGGCGTTTCTTCACTTATAGGCGTATTTTTTGGTATAAAAACGGCACATAAAATAGATGGAAAAAGATTTAAAAATCTTCTTTTAGTGCTTTACTTTGTCGTTTTTGTTTTGATTATTAAAGAGATATTTTTTAACGGGTAA
- the polA gene encoding DNA polymerase I — MKTLTIIDTFGFFFRNYYALPPLKSKKGFPTGLLTGFINFIYNLSKEHQSDYLLFALDSEGSSFRNDIDKNYKAQRPEAPPELLQQLPVAIDWIDKMGFKQLKHEGVEADDIIASIVKCAKAKGVKVRIVSHDKDLYQLIDDGNVVLYDPIKKEEIDEERAVKKFGVEPKHIKDFLALTGDSADNIPGVRGIGPKTAAKLINEFGNVENIYENIDKVKPERIKRLLTEGKELAFLSKKLVQLKDDLFEDCNLKEFEFPQINPILKIADELIDYNITSVLNRLKAKPLIEKKEESVEFEAILLDSKEKMMEVIDSIPKDAIVAFDTETDSLDTKNANIVGFSFCFDKKRAYYVPVGHKYLGVGDQVSLEDALKGVKKILERRFFGHNLKFDLSLLYAHGLKETVCYADTMILAWLVDPESSVGLDSLAKRYFSHSMITYKETVKKGEDFSLVNIEEATKYAAEDAFITYLLYFQLLQELKNKDSEHLYNVAKEVEYPFINTLIWMEKAGIKVDIGFFEKLLVKTQKRLEELTKKIYELAGSEFNINSTKQLGYVLFEKLKLPPVKKTKTGYSTNESVLNELKDKHEIIKEILEYRELFKLKTTYIEPLLKLGSKDKENRIYTSFIQTGTATGRLSSKNPNLQNIPVKTEVGREIRYGFIADEGKLLIGIDYSQIELRLLAHFSKDPSLIKAFMEDKDIHLETAQKLFEEDAKEKRNIAKSINFGLIYGMGSRKLAQTLGISTKEAKTIIESYFASFPTVKSFLESVENFAKEKGYVETLLGRRRYFDFAHASAVQIAAYLREATNTVFQGSAADLIKLAMNKIKEEINKKNYPAKIILQIHDELIFEVQESEAEELAHIFKDIMENIYVLKIPLKCSVSVSKRWGELK; from the coding sequence ATGAAAACTTTAACGATCATAGACACTTTCGGTTTTTTTTTCAGAAACTATTACGCTCTTCCTCCTCTTAAAAGCAAAAAGGGTTTTCCTACCGGACTTTTAACCGGTTTTATAAATTTTATATACAACCTATCTAAAGAGCATCAAAGTGATTATCTACTTTTTGCATTAGATAGCGAGGGTTCCTCTTTTAGAAACGATATAGATAAAAACTATAAAGCTCAGCGTCCTGAAGCACCGCCTGAACTTTTACAGCAATTACCGGTTGCTATTGACTGGATAGATAAGATGGGCTTTAAACAGCTAAAACATGAAGGGGTAGAAGCTGATGACATAATAGCTTCGATAGTTAAATGCGCTAAAGCGAAAGGGGTAAAAGTCAGGATAGTTAGCCATGATAAAGATCTTTATCAATTGATTGATGATGGAAATGTGGTTTTATACGATCCGATAAAAAAAGAGGAGATAGACGAAGAGAGAGCTGTAAAAAAGTTTGGCGTAGAGCCTAAACATATAAAAGATTTTCTTGCCCTTACCGGAGACAGTGCTGATAATATACCCGGAGTAAGAGGTATTGGGCCAAAAACGGCTGCAAAACTGATAAATGAGTTTGGCAACGTTGAAAATATCTACGAAAATATTGATAAAGTTAAACCTGAACGCATAAAAAGACTTCTTACAGAGGGCAAAGAGCTTGCATTTTTAAGTAAAAAGTTAGTACAACTCAAAGATGACCTTTTTGAAGATTGTAACCTTAAAGAGTTTGAATTTCCGCAAATAAACCCTATATTAAAAATAGCGGATGAACTGATAGATTATAATATAACTTCTGTTTTAAACAGACTAAAAGCCAAACCTCTTATAGAAAAAAAAGAGGAGAGTGTAGAGTTTGAGGCTATTTTACTAGATAGTAAAGAGAAGATGATGGAAGTTATAGACTCAATACCCAAAGATGCTATAGTGGCTTTTGATACGGAAACGGATTCGTTAGATACCAAAAACGCAAATATTGTTGGGTTTAGTTTCTGTTTTGATAAAAAAAGAGCATATTACGTACCAGTAGGTCATAAATATCTTGGAGTAGGTGACCAAGTCTCTTTGGAGGATGCTTTAAAAGGTGTAAAAAAGATTTTAGAAAGAAGATTTTTTGGACACAATCTAAAGTTTGATCTATCTTTGTTATACGCTCACGGTTTAAAAGAGACAGTTTGCTATGCGGATACTATGATACTTGCTTGGCTGGTTGATCCTGAAAGTTCGGTAGGATTGGACTCTTTGGCGAAAAGATACTTTTCTCACTCTATGATAACTTACAAAGAAACCGTTAAAAAAGGCGAAGATTTTTCCTTGGTAAACATCGAAGAGGCAACAAAGTATGCGGCAGAAGATGCTTTTATAACTTATCTTTTATATTTTCAACTCTTACAAGAATTAAAAAATAAAGACTCCGAACATCTTTATAATGTAGCTAAAGAGGTCGAGTATCCTTTTATCAATACGCTTATCTGGATGGAGAAAGCGGGAATCAAGGTTGATATCGGATTTTTTGAAAAACTTCTTGTAAAAACACAAAAACGCTTGGAGGAACTGACAAAAAAGATTTATGAACTAGCCGGTTCGGAGTTTAATATCAATTCTACAAAACAGTTAGGATACGTTCTTTTTGAGAAACTGAAACTCCCGCCTGTTAAAAAGACAAAAACCGGATATAGTACAAATGAGTCTGTTTTAAATGAGCTAAAAGATAAACATGAGATTATAAAAGAGATTTTAGAGTATAGAGAGCTTTTTAAACTTAAAACCACATATATAGAGCCTCTTTTGAAACTTGGCTCTAAAGATAAAGAAAATCGCATATATACCTCTTTTATACAGACTGGAACCGCAACCGGAAGGCTTAGTTCTAAAAATCCGAACCTTCAAAACATTCCTGTAAAAACCGAAGTGGGTAGAGAGATAAGGTATGGTTTTATTGCAGATGAGGGAAAACTTTTGATAGGTATAGACTATTCTCAAATCGAGCTTAGACTTCTTGCCCATTTTAGTAAAGATCCCTCTTTAATCAAAGCTTTTATGGAAGATAAAGATATTCACTTAGAAACTGCTCAAAAACTGTTCGAAGAGGATGCAAAAGAGAAGAGAAATATTGCAAAAAGTATCAATTTCGGTCTCATTTACGGAATGGGAAGTAGGAAACTGGCTCAAACTTTAGGTATAAGTACAAAGGAGGCTAAAACTATAATAGAGAGCTATTTTGCTTCTTTTCCTACGGTTAAAAGTTTTTTGGAATCTGTTGAGAATTTTGCAAAAGAAAAAGGTTACGTCGAGACTCTTCTTGGTAGAAGAAGATATTTCGATTTTGCTCATGCGAGCGCCGTTCAGATAGCAGCCTATTTGAGAGAAGCCACAAATACGGTTTTTCAAGGTAGTGCTGCTGATCTTATAAAATTAGCGATGAATAAAATAAAAGAAGAAATTAATAAAAAAAATTATCCGGCAAAAATAATTTTACAGATTCATGACGAACTTATTTTCGAAGTTCAAGAGAGTGAAGCGGAAGAACTTGCCCATATTTTCAAGGATATTATGGAAAATATTTATGTATTAAAAATTCCTCTAAAGTGCAGCGTGTCAGTTTCAAAAAGGTGGGGAGAGTTAAAATAG
- the uvrA gene encoding excinuclease ABC subunit UvrA encodes MDFIEIFGARENNLKDIHLKLPKNRLIVFTGLSGSGKSTLAFETLYAEGQRRYIESLSSYARQFLERLEKPDVDKIEGLTPAIAIEQKTTSKNPRSTVGTITEIYDYLRLLYARVGLQHCHLCGKPISHMSAEDIINEVLKLPEGAKLVIMAPLVREKKGSFSELIESLRHKGYVRAMIDGVMVRLDEDIELSKTKKHTIKAVIDRVVVKDDNRSRIAADVEKALKESYGEVELQIINYKDLNLEKEHIHYSEHLACFDCKVSFEPLEPLSFSFNSPKGACPVCDGLGIRYTLDLAKIIDESLPIEKGAVKILYGYNRSYYFTFLKAFCEVVGIDTTKTFEELEEYEKKAILYGSAEEVRFKWKTHNIMRIWPGVVKIAYDMFKEEKELNEYMSEKVCDKCKGYRLKPESLAVRVAGKTIADILDMSIDECYKFFNEERHFEYLTKQQKVIAAPVLKEIRERLFFLVDVGLGYLSLGRDARTISGGEAQRIRIASQIGSGLTGVMYVLDEPSIGLHERDTQKLIRTLKNLQKKGNTVIVVEHDKETIESADFIVDIGPGAGRFGGEVVFSGTLEELKKSDTLTAQYLTGKKKIEYKFYREQNEWIEIKNVNVNNIKNLNVKIPLRNFVAVTGVSGSGKSSLVLQTLLPVAKEILNRAKKVKKVAGVEIEGLGNLDKVIYLDQSPIGRTPRSNPATYTGVMDEIRNLFAKTKEAQIRGYSPGRFSFNVKGGRCEKCKGEGEIKIEMHFLPDIMVKCDACKGKRYNSQTLEIEYKGKNIADVLAMSVDEAIEFFKNIPKIYQKLKTLQDVGLGYITLGQNAVTLSGGEAQRIKLSRELSRKDTGNTLYILDEPTTGLHFADVDRLTKVLHHLVELGNSVIVIEHNLDVIKNADYIIDMGPEGGKKGGKIIAEGSPEYIAKNHKTLGSFTGKFLAKEFKV; translated from the coding sequence ATGGATTTTATAGAGATTTTTGGAGCTAGAGAGAATAACTTAAAAGATATTCATCTTAAACTGCCTAAAAACAGACTGATAGTATTTACCGGACTTTCCGGAAGCGGAAAGAGTACGCTTGCTTTTGAAACTCTTTACGCCGAAGGGCAAAGAAGATATATAGAGTCGTTATCTTCATACGCTAGACAGTTTTTGGAGCGTTTGGAAAAGCCCGACGTAGATAAGATAGAGGGACTTACGCCCGCTATAGCGATAGAACAAAAAACGACTAGTAAAAATCCTAGAAGTACCGTAGGGACTATTACGGAGATTTATGATTATCTAAGACTTTTATACGCAAGAGTAGGGCTTCAACACTGCCATCTTTGCGGTAAGCCCATATCTCATATGAGCGCCGAGGATATTATAAACGAGGTTTTAAAACTCCCGGAAGGAGCAAAACTGGTTATTATGGCTCCTCTTGTAAGAGAAAAAAAGGGAAGTTTTTCTGAACTTATAGAAAGTTTAAGACACAAAGGCTATGTTAGAGCTATGATAGACGGCGTTATGGTAAGACTCGATGAAGATATCGAGCTCTCAAAAACAAAAAAACATACCATAAAGGCCGTTATAGATAGAGTAGTGGTAAAAGATGACAATAGAAGTAGAATAGCCGCAGACGTTGAGAAAGCGTTAAAAGAGTCTTATGGCGAAGTTGAACTGCAGATCATAAACTATAAAGATCTAAACCTTGAAAAAGAGCATATCCATTACAGCGAACACCTAGCATGTTTTGACTGTAAGGTTAGTTTTGAACCGCTTGAGCCTCTTAGTTTTTCCTTTAACTCCCCAAAAGGAGCTTGTCCCGTTTGTGACGGATTGGGTATTAGATATACTCTTGATCTTGCCAAAATCATAGACGAATCTTTGCCTATCGAAAAAGGAGCCGTTAAGATACTTTACGGATACAACAGAAGCTACTATTTTACGTTTTTAAAGGCTTTTTGCGAAGTTGTGGGTATCGATACCACAAAAACTTTCGAGGAGTTGGAGGAATATGAAAAAAAGGCTATTTTATATGGAAGCGCCGAAGAGGTTAGGTTTAAGTGGAAAACCCACAATATTATGAGAATTTGGCCCGGAGTAGTTAAAATAGCTTACGATATGTTTAAAGAGGAAAAAGAACTTAACGAGTATATGAGCGAAAAAGTGTGCGATAAGTGTAAAGGATATAGACTAAAGCCTGAGAGCTTGGCAGTTAGGGTTGCTGGGAAAACGATAGCGGATATCTTGGATATGTCGATTGACGAGTGTTATAAGTTTTTTAACGAGGAGCGACATTTTGAGTATTTGACAAAACAGCAAAAAGTTATAGCCGCTCCTGTACTAAAAGAGATAAGAGAGAGACTCTTTTTTTTGGTTGATGTAGGTCTTGGATATCTTAGTTTGGGAAGAGACGCAAGAACAATAAGCGGCGGAGAAGCGCAAAGAATCAGAATCGCTTCTCAGATAGGTAGCGGACTAACGGGCGTTATGTACGTATTGGACGAACCGAGTATAGGTTTGCATGAAAGAGATACGCAAAAGCTTATAAGAACTTTGAAAAATCTACAAAAAAAGGGAAATACGGTTATAGTAGTCGAACATGACAAAGAGACTATAGAGAGTGCTGATTTTATAGTAGATATAGGGCCGGGTGCAGGGAGATTTGGCGGAGAGGTAGTTTTTAGCGGAACTTTGGAGGAGCTAAAAAAAAGTGATACTTTGACGGCGCAGTATCTTACCGGCAAAAAAAAGATAGAGTATAAGTTTTATAGAGAACAAAATGAGTGGATAGAGATAAAAAACGTAAATGTTAACAATATAAAAAATTTAAACGTAAAAATTCCTCTTAGAAATTTTGTGGCGGTAACGGGAGTAAGCGGTAGCGGTAAAAGTTCTTTAGTACTTCAGACACTTTTGCCCGTAGCTAAAGAGATTTTAAACAGAGCGAAAAAGGTGAAAAAGGTTGCGGGCGTAGAGATTGAGGGGTTGGGAAATCTAGATAAAGTGATATATCTAGATCAAAGTCCCATAGGTAGAACTCCAAGAAGCAATCCTGCAACATATACGGGTGTTATGGATGAGATAAGAAATCTTTTTGCAAAAACAAAAGAGGCTCAGATACGAGGATATTCTCCGGGACGCTTTAGTTTTAACGTCAAAGGAGGCCGCTGCGAAAAGTGTAAAGGGGAAGGGGAGATTAAGATAGAGATGCATTTTCTACCGGATATAATGGTAAAATGTGATGCTTGTAAAGGAAAAAGATATAATTCTCAAACGCTAGAGATAGAGTATAAAGGTAAAAATATAGCAGACGTACTAGCTATGAGCGTGGACGAAGCTATAGAGTTTTTTAAAAATATCCCAAAAATCTACCAAAAGTTAAAAACTTTACAAGATGTAGGTCTTGGATATATAACTCTTGGACAAAATGCGGTTACTTTAAGTGGAGGTGAAGCACAGAGGATTAAACTTTCGCGAGAACTTAGCCGAAAGGATACCGGTAATACTCTATATATATTGGATGAGCCTACAACCGGCTTACATTTTGCCGATGTTGATAGGTTAACTAAAGTACTGCACCATCTAGTTGAGTTAGGAAATAGTGTGATTGTTATAGAACACAATCTCGACGTTATTAAAAATGCCGATTATATTATCGATATGGGTCCGGAGGGCGGTAAAAAGGGCGGAAAAATTATAGCCGAGGGCTCTCCAGAGTATATAGCGAAAAATCATAAAACACTAGGTAGTTTTACCGGTAAATTTTTGGCTAAAGAGTTTAAAGTATAA
- a CDS encoding IS110 family transposase: MKAGACLSVELIFFSFERRIGMRWFLGIDISKSSFDTTLLDGKSGKLHHDRFTMDKEGLDALMKHLTPLPKDSLFIVMESTGIYHLPLLAFLLEQGFTCSVINPTLLKHHIQSSTLRKSKTDRKDALAIARFASMHHASLKPANLDALRSIRPLLREREALSKEVAKLKTDIKALVDQLFPELSKNTNIFTRSILHLLLQAPSRKRVRNLKEKKIQRILDKASGNKVRLSAKEILALAKNSIGINNPHLETVLQSKIRRLEHVQSEIETLEKAIEEAVKEERLDDDIHTLTSIPGIGTTTATNFVAEIGSIKRFASVKQLCAFIGFDPAIRQSGSSIDSKGHISKRGHASLRRTLWQMAIGVIRCLPKYKAYYEKKRQEGKTFKQAVVAVGNKLLRLLFTLLKNKMPFHEELAMKGVTA; this comes from the coding sequence ATGAAAGCAGGCGCCTGCTTATCTGTTGAGCTTATATTTTTTTCATTTGAAAGGAGGATTGGAATGCGTTGGTTTCTTGGAATCGATATCTCCAAAAGCAGTTTCGATACCACACTGTTAGATGGAAAAAGTGGCAAACTCCATCACGATAGATTCACAATGGACAAAGAGGGGCTCGATGCACTTATGAAGCATCTTACTCCTTTGCCCAAAGACTCTCTGTTTATCGTGATGGAATCAACCGGCATCTACCATCTTCCCTTGCTCGCTTTTTTGCTAGAACAAGGGTTTACATGCAGTGTGATCAATCCCACACTGCTCAAACACCACATCCAATCCTCTACACTGAGAAAGAGCAAGACCGACCGCAAGGACGCTTTGGCCATCGCCCGGTTTGCCTCGATGCACCATGCTTCGTTGAAGCCTGCAAATCTGGACGCTTTAAGAAGTATCCGACCTCTTCTAAGAGAGCGTGAAGCTCTCAGTAAAGAGGTAGCCAAACTCAAAACAGACATCAAAGCCTTGGTCGATCAGCTCTTTCCAGAACTTTCAAAGAACACCAATATCTTTACCCGGAGCATCTTGCATCTGCTCCTGCAAGCTCCTTCACGCAAACGCGTTAGGAACTTGAAGGAGAAGAAGATTCAGCGTATTTTAGACAAAGCCAGTGGCAACAAAGTTAGACTCTCAGCCAAAGAGATTCTTGCTTTGGCTAAAAACTCTATAGGCATCAACAATCCCCATCTAGAAACAGTACTCCAATCAAAAATCAGAAGATTGGAGCATGTCCAATCTGAGATTGAAACTCTCGAAAAAGCCATCGAAGAAGCCGTGAAGGAAGAAAGGCTCGATGATGATATCCACACCCTCACTTCCATCCCTGGTATTGGGACTACTACGGCTACAAACTTTGTTGCTGAAATTGGCTCTATCAAGCGTTTCGCTTCAGTCAAACAGCTTTGTGCCTTTATTGGGTTTGACCCAGCCATCCGTCAAAGTGGTAGCTCCATTGATAGCAAAGGACATATCTCCAAAAGGGGACACGCCTCGCTTCGAAGAACCCTTTGGCAGATGGCGATAGGAGTGATTCGATGCCTTCCCAAATACAAAGCCTATTATGAAAAGAAACGTCAAGAAGGCAAAACCTTCAAACAAGCTGTTGTCGCTGTGGGCAACAAATTGCTTCGTCTGCTATTTACGCTGTTAAAGAACAAAATGCCATTTCACGAGGAATTGGCTATGAAAGGTGTAACTGCGTAA
- a CDS encoding HDOD domain-containing protein, producing the protein MRESLVKRIRSLPPLPKTVEEFEKAYNDPNVSLEEIAKILSNDPMIVANILKRVNSPFYALREEITDITHAISLLGLSEVKAVVLENSIKKLLNIDMEPYGITAEEFAHISHLQNHLMYRWYRKVDSRKLKVLNLASFLQEMGKIIIADEIIKEDLVYPFKSEIETAADIASVEKIFVEASTAIVTAEMFEYWGFDELFVNSIKYSDDFKNAPEECYEYSRALYIVKSAVPVNMPLKEAAINRAEKTALEEGLKIEFLSEAIESLKNITF; encoded by the coding sequence ATGAGAGAGTCGCTAGTAAAAAGGATAAGAAGTTTGCCCCCTTTACCAAAAACCGTAGAAGAGTTTGAAAAAGCCTATAACGATCCCAATGTAAGTTTGGAAGAGATAGCAAAAATTTTGTCTAATGACCCTATGATTGTGGCAAATATTTTAAAAAGAGTCAATTCTCCTTTTTACGCTCTTCGTGAAGAGATAACGGATATTACTCACGCTATATCTTTACTGGGGCTTTCTGAAGTAAAAGCGGTGGTTTTGGAAAACTCCATAAAAAAACTTTTAAATATCGATATGGAACCTTACGGTATAACCGCCGAAGAGTTTGCTCATATATCCCATCTTCAAAACCATTTGATGTATAGATGGTATAGGAAAGTAGATAGTAGAAAACTTAAAGTACTTAACTTAGCCTCTTTTTTACAGGAAATGGGTAAGATCATCATAGCCGATGAGATAATAAAAGAGGATTTAGTATATCCTTTTAAGTCGGAAATTGAGACAGCGGCTGATATTGCATCTGTAGAAAAGATTTTTGTTGAAGCTTCTACTGCTATAGTTACTGCTGAAATGTTCGAATATTGGGGATTTGATGAGTTGTTTGTAAACTCTATAAAATATTCCGACGATTTTAAAAACGCTCCTGAAGAGTGTTATGAGTATTCAAGAGCTTTATATATAGTAAAGAGTGCGGTTCCGGTAAATATGCCCCTAAAAGAGGCTGCAATAAATAGAGCGGAAAAAACCGCTTTAGAAGAAGGATTAAAGATAGAATTTTTAAGCGAGGCTATAGAGAGTTTGAAAAATATTACTTTTTAA